The window TAGGCTCGGCACGTGGAACTGATCACCGACGTGTCCCGCGGCGCCTGGCTGCTCGCCCGGGCGGGGGCGTTCGCCACCGTGGGTGGGACAGTCGGAACCGGCTTCGAGGCCGCCGCGCGCATCCTCCATCCGGTGTCGGCGGATCGCGAGGACCGTTCGATCGAGGACGAGTGGGGCGACCACCCGAACGTCGAGTCGGCGGTGTGGCCGTGGGCGGAGGTCGCGGCTCGCACCGGGAAGACGATGCATCCGCTGGTGCAGTGGCGGAGCCTGACCGGCCGGCCCAACGAGTCCGACCTGGTGTTCGAGGACGGATGGCGCGTCGACCCGCCCGAGGAAGGCTCATTCGAGCCGATCCTGCTTGCTGCGCTCACCGAGCACCTGGCCGAGGCCACGTCGACGCCGGACGACCTGGTCGCGGCGGTCTGGGGTGGGTGGGCGGAACTGAGCGGCGGTTCGACGCTCGCCGTCGGCTGGCAGGGCCCGGACGAGCCCACCGCGGAGGAGATCGAGTCCATGCAGCGGTACGTCGTCGAGCGGCGAGCGGCACACCACGACGAGCAGGCGGCGGTCCGTGCTGCCCTCGCTGTCGAACGCTTCGACTGGCCGCACCGCGAGTGCCTCCTCCTCTCGATGACCCTGCCGCAGCTCGCCGACCCGACGTGGCTGGACCGCGCCCGGATCGGGACGGTCGCGGATCTGCACCACACCCCGCAGATGCTCTGGCCGGAAGACCACTCCTGGGTGCTCGCGTCGGAGATCGACTGGGACTCGACGATCGTCGCCGGGTCACGCGCCCTGGTCGACGCGGTCCTGGCCGACGACCGGTTCGAGGCGTTCCCGGTCGACGAGGACAGCGACCTGACGTGGGACGGCGACCTCGTCAACGGTTGAACCGTGGCGGTGTCGGCGGCCTCGTCCGCCGGCTGTCGACTAGAGCCGCGCCGGGAACGCCGACCGCCGGCCCACCAGCGTGAGCAGCGCCGCGACCGTCCCGAAGACGATCATCACCACGGCCAGGACCAGTCCGTCGAACACGGTCAACAGCGCGGCTCCGAAGACCCCGGCGACGAAGATCGCGATGTTGAACGCGACCGGTAGGAACGCGCTGGCGACGTCGGCGTTCTCTCCTCCGGCCGTGGTGAGCGCCGCCTGCAGCTGCGTCGAGGCACCACCGAAACTGACACCCCACAGGACGGCGGCGACGAGGACCGCGACCGGCGACGCGTGACCGACGAGCAGGACGACACCGGCGACGACGAACAGTCCGACGCTCAGGTGCAGCAGGGGACGAGGATGCCGGTCGAGGAGCGCGCCCGTGATCACGACGCCGAGGATCGCCGCGATGCCGTAGACGAGGAGGACGAGCCCGGCGCTGAGGTCGGTACCGGTCACCCGCAGGTACGGCGAGATGTAGGTGTAGATCGTGTTGTGCGCGACCATCCACGTGGCGATGACGGCGAGGATGACCGCGATCCCGCGGATGCGGAACACCTTGACGACGGAGAGCTTCGCGGTGCCGGTCTGGCCCGGTGCATCCGGCACGAAGACGGCGATGAGGGCCAGGACGACGACCCCGACCAGGCTGAGGCCGATGAACGACCACCGCCAGTCCAGGGCGGTACCGATGAACGACCCGAGCGGCGTGCCCAGCGCGAAGCCGACGGGTGCGCCGGTGGAGACGATGGCGAGCGAGACGCCCGCGAACCGGGCGGGGCTGATCCGCCGCGCGTAGGTGGCGAACATGCCCCAGATGACGCCGGACGCCGCGCCGGCGACGAACCGTGTCACGAGCGCGACGGTCACGTTCGGCGCGAACGCGGTGAGGGTGTTCGCGATGACCAGCACGGCGATGGCCGTCACGAGCAACGGCTTGCGACGCAGGCTCCGGGTGAGGGCGATCGCCGGCACCGTGGCGACGACCGTGCCGATCGCGTAGGCGCTGACGAAGAGCCCCACCGTGCCCTCCGATGTCCCCATGCCGTCCGCGATGACCGGTAGGAGGCCCGCGGGCATGGTCTCCATCGCGACGAGCACGAACCCGATCGCCGCGAGCAGTGCGAGCGGGAACCACGGCAGCCGGTCGTCGGCAACCGGAGTGGTCGACGGAGTCGACGGGGTCGTGGTCACGAGGGGGTCCATGTCCCTGACGGTGGGGCGGCTCGAGCGGCGGGAGGGAGGTTCTGCTCGACCCCGTTTCGGCAGAGCCTCACTCGTTGCGCGGAAGTGTTCTTCGCTGGGAGCATGACCGAACCCCAGACCTTCTTCATCACCGGGACCAGCCGCGGCATGGGCACCGACTTCGCGCGTGCGGCCCTGGACGCCGGACACCACGTCGTCGCGACCGGGCGGGACCCGGAACGCGTCCTCGCAGCCGTCGGACAGCAGGACGAGGCAGTCGTTGGCCAGCACGAGGAACTGCTCGCCGTCGCGCTGGACGTCACGGACGAGCGCACCGTCCGGAGCGCGGTCGACGCCGCGATCGAACGGTTCGGCCGCATCGACGTGCTGGTGAACAACGCCGGGAGCTTCCAGGGCGGGTTCTTCGAAGAGGTCTCCCCGGAGCAGTTCCGCGCGCAGATGGAGACGAACTTCTTCGGCGCGCTGAACGTCACCCGTGCGGTGCTCCCCGTCATGCGGGCACAGGGCTCTGGTCGGGTCATCAGCATCAGCTCCACCGCGGGCATCGTCGCCGGTGCCGGCGGGAGCGCGTACGCCGCGTCGAAGTTCGCGCTCGAGGGGTGGATGGAGGCACTGCACGACGAGGTCATGCCGTTCGGCATCCACACCACCGTCGTCGAGCCCGGTTTCTTCCGCACCGACCTGCTCGCGGAGGGCAGCTCCACGTTCTGGGGCGACGTCCACCTCGACGACTACCGGTCCTCGTCGGACCAGACCAAGGAGTTCTTCCGCGGCATGGAGGGCAAGCAGAGTGGCGATCCGGTGAAGCTCGCCCGGACGCTCCTGGCCCTGACCGAGATGTCCGAGCCGCCGGTGCGCCTCGTGGCCGGAGCGGACAGCGTCGCGGGGGTCCTGCGGAAGGCGCAGCAGCTGGACGAGCAGGCGCGGGCGTTCCCGGAACTGACCTCGTCGCTCGACCTGGACGACCAGCAGCGCTGAGTCGGGGATCCGCACACGACCAAACCCCTCGAACGGGGGCTCCGAATGAGTCCGGTCGTTCATGACCCGTTACAGGACGCGCCCTCGTCGTCGACCCGAACTTCGACGTGGGCGCGTTCGTGCGCCCGGGCAATCGATCCGGGGCCCGGTTCCGAACAACTCGTAGTAACGGGATCAGGAGTTGTCCGTCCGGCCCTGTTCGGGTCAGGCACCGGACGGGCAGCTCTCCCGTCATCGCACGAGTGCCGCGTAGCACCCGGGACACAGCGCGTTCGTCCAGCTCCCCAACGCAGCACGGGGCAGCGAGACTGGGTCGGTGCGTTCTCGTCTCGTCGTCGGACTCCTCCTCACCCTTGCCTGCACCGTGCCGCTCACGGCGTGTTCGGCCGTCGAGGGCCTGGCACGCGACGCGCTGCGGTCGTCCGGCGGATCGAACGGCACCGAGACGGCGGCCTGTCCGAGCGACGACGTGCCAGCACCGGAGCAAGCCGACCCGACACGGGAACAGACCCCGGCGCCGACCCTCGACCCCGCGGTCGCGAGCCAGGTCGGCACCGCGCTCCGACAGGTCCGTGCGCTCCCGTCCGTCGCCGAGGCCACGCAGACGACCACGAACACCCCCAGCTCCACCCCCGACCCGACCTGTCCCACCCGGTGGGTCACGGCGAACCACTTCGCGTCGCGGTTCGCGGTCACGATGGCCCCCGTCGCGACACCGTCGGAGGCCGGAGCCGTCCCGACGACGATGGCCACCGAGCTGGCGTGGACCGGCGTCTCCCTGACCCTGACCGTGCCGGCGGACGAGGATCACATCGCGAGCACCGTCCACTACGACGGCACGTTCGACCAGCAGATCCCCGAGTCGACGTCGACCGCGGTGGCGCAGGGACTCGCGACCCTCGCTGCGACCCCGCACGTGACCGGGCTCGAGGCCTCGATCCCGTACACGATGCGCGTCGACTACGGTTCGCTCGTCATCGGCGTGGACTCGGACGACCAGGACGTCCTCGACCGTGTCCGCGCCGTGATCGACACGACGGCCTTCGCGGACACGACCCTGCACGGCTCGTTCGGCAACGGCGCCAAACCGTGACCCGCGACGGCGGAGCGCGCCGGTAGCGTCGAACGGTGATCTCCACACCTCGCCCCGGTGTCCGCCCGACCGTGTCCGACGACGGGCCACAACGTCAGCTCACCGACCGAGCGACCCCGGAGCGGTGGGGACGACTCGTCGCGAACGCCCTGGCACTACCGGACGTCGTCGAGGGGCACAGTCGGGTCTCGCCGGCGTCGTCGCGCGCACTGTTCCTCCGCGACCGTGCCGACCACGTCGTGCCGTGGACGTCGCTCGCTCCCGAGGGGCGCCTCGAACCCGTGCACCTGCACGGTGTCGACGACACCTCGGTGCACCTGTGCCTGCCGGCGGCTCGTGGCGTCGAGCTCACCGCTCTCGGGTGGGCGACCCCCCATCAGTACGAGGACCACGGCACCGAGTTCCTCGTCTACGGGCCGCGCGACGACCACGAGGTGGACGTCGTGCTCGCGATCATCGCGGAGAGCCTGGCCTTCGCCCGCGACCCCGGCGACGAACAGCCCGGACACGGCCCGGTCTGAGGCCCGCGGCACGCCATACTGACCGCATGACCCGCGCGCTGCTCCTCGTCGACATCCAGCTGGACTACTTCCCGGGCGGGGCGTTCCCCCTCGTCGAACCCGAGGCTGCTGCGGCCGCGGCCCGTGCGGTGCTCGACTCCTTCCGCGCTGCCGGCGACCTGGTGGTGCACGTGTTCCACGTGTCCACCGATCCCGACGCCACGTTCTTCGTGCCGGGCATGCCGGGACTCGACTTCCACCCGTCGGTCGTGCCCGTCGACGGCGAGCCGGTCCTCGAGAAGCACGCACCGAACAGCTTCATCGGCACCGGACTCCAGGAACTGCTGACCGACGCCGGAGTCGACGAGGTCACCATCGTCGGCATGATGAGCAGCATGTGCATCGACTCGACGACCCGGGCCGCGCACGAGCTCGGCTTCACGGCGACCGTCGTCGCCGACGCGTGCGCGGCGCCGGACCTGACCTCTGGGGGCGTCACCGTCCCGGGCGCGAGCGTCCACGCCGCCTTCATGGCGGCGCTCGACGGCAGCTTCGCGACCGTCACGACGAGCGACGCGCTCAACCGCTGACGTCCGCAGGGCGCGTTCGGGGCCCTGAGACCAGGGCGGAGCGGACGGGAGGCCCGTGGCGGCCCCGCCCCGCGCCTCCCGTCCGCCAGTCGGCTCAGTTGAGGATCTCGCCGCGCGCACGAGCATCCCTCGCGCACGTTCCGTGACGGGAATACTCCCACTGTGGGTATATGCTCTGGCCATGAGCAGTGGGGAACTCCGCGAACCCGTCTTCTGGATCCTGACCAGCCTGACGGGCGGTCGACAGCACGGGTACGCGATCATCCAGGCGGTGTCCGACCTGTCCGAAGGCCGCGTCGCACTCGCGGTCACCACGTTGTACGCGTCGCTCGAGCGTCTCCAGAAGGACGGGCTGGTCCAGGGCGACGGTGACGAGGTCGTCAGCGGTCGACTCCGGCGCTACTTCGCGATCACGACCGAGGGCGAGCAGCGGCTGGCCGACGAAGCCGCACGGCTGGACGCGAAGCTGCGCGTCCTCCGCACCCGACTCGGGCGTGCGACGACGGCGACGGCCGGGGGAGCGGCATGACCGCCCAGCGGAGCGGATCCCCGCTCGAAGACCGGTACCGCCGGCTCACGAGGTGGTACCCGCGCACGTGGCGAGCAGCGAACGAAGACGCCTTCGTCGGGACGCTCCTCGACGTCGCGGACGCCGAGGGCCGTGCCGCTCCGACGCGACAGGAGCGGCTGGACATCGTCGGGCACGCGGTCTCCGGACGGTTGGACCGGATCGTCGTGCCGCACGTCCGCGACGCGGGCAGCACGATCGCCCTCACCATGGGCACCGGCTTCGCGCTCGCCGAGTTCCTCGTCAGCAGCTGGGCGCCGTGGATCCACGGCAACCCGGTGCCGGAGTCGCTGGTGCAGGTCGGGCCGTTCCGCGACACCGGCTTCGTGTTCGCCGCGCTCTGGCTCGTCGCCCTCGCCGCGGCACTCGCGGGTCGGTGGGCGGTCGGGCGGATCGCGCTGGCCGTCTGCATCCTCGCTGCCGTCGTGACCCCGTACTGGTTCGCCCGGTTCCCGGGGGTCTGGAGCGTCGACCGCGGCACGCTCGCCCTCTTCGCGGCGTGCGCGGTCGTCGCCCTCGTCGGTCGACCGTTGCGCAGCCACCACACCGCAGCAGCCGCGGTCGGGTGGTTCCTGCTCGGCGTCGCGAGCTACGGCAGCGTCGTCCACCTGACGGGGGCGTGGCTGACCAGCCGGAGCCTGTGGGACGGCAACCTGTGGGCCTGGTACGCCGTCGGGGCGATCGAGGTCGTGGCCGTCGGGTTCGCGGTGGCGCGCCTCTGGACGGTCGTCTTCACGATCACGCTCGGCCTGACTCCGTACATCCTCACGGTCGTCGGCAACGAGTTGCGCGGGATCCTGTCCGAGAGCGGCTCCGCGGGCGTCATCGCCGCTCCAGTAGCGCTGGGACTGCTGCTGCTCGTCCTGCACAGCAGCGGCAAGCTCGAGCTCACCGACCAGACACGGCGCCGGGTCGAGCGAATCCGACCCCCGCGCACCTGACACATCCCCCTTCCGGCGGACGCGCCACCGGACACCGCTGCAATAGCGTGGCCGCCGTGATCGAAGTCAGCCACCTCACCAAACAGTACGGTCCGAAGACCGCCGTGGACGACGTCTCGTTCGTCGTCCGACCCGGCAGTGTGACCGGCTTCCTGGGGCCGAACGGTGCCGGGAAGTCCACCACGATGCGCATGATCATGGGCCTCGACCGGCCCACCGCGGGGAGCGCGACGGTGAACGGCCAGCCGTACACGACGTTCCGCGACCCGCTCCGACAGGTCGGCGCCCTGCTCGAGGCGAAGGCGGTCCACTCGGGCCGCAGCGCCTACAACCACCTGCTCTCGCTCGCGGCGACCCACGGCATCCCGAAGGCCCGCGTGCACGAGGTCATCGACATGACCGGCCTCGAGTCGGTCGCGAAGAAGCGCGTCGGCGGGTTCTCGCTCGGCATGGGGCAGCGCCTGGGAATCGCTGCCGCACTGCTCGGCGACCCGAAGACCCTGATCCTCGACGAGCCCGTCAACGGTCTCGACCCCGACGGCGTGCTGTGGGTCAGGCAGCTCGCCCGGCGGATGGCCGCCGACGGCCGCACCGTGTTCCTGTCCAGCCACCTGATGAGCGAGATGGCGCAGACCGCTGACCGCGTGGTCGTACTCGGTCGCGGCAAGGTCCTGGCGGACGCCCCGATCGCCGAGTTCGTCGCCGGCGGGGGAGCCGCTCCCGGCGCCGCCGGCGGTGGCAGCCGGGTCATCGTCCGGACGCCGTCGCCCGACCAGCTGTTCCAGGCCATCGGCCCGAACGCGACCGTCACCCCGCGCGAGGACGGCACCTTCCTGGTCGTCGGTCCCGACGCACCGACGGTCGGCACCATCGCCGCCCAGGCCGGTGTCGTCCTGCACGAACTCACCCCGACCGGCGCGAGCCTGGAGGAGGCCTACATGGCCCTCACCCGCGACGACGTCGAGTACCGATCGGAGGGCACCCGATGAGCGCCACCACCCCGCCCGTCACCCGGGCACACTCGGCTTCCGTGCCGGACTCGGTCCGCCTGTCGTTCCCACACCTGGTCCGCAGTGAGTGGATCAAGCTCCGCAGCATCCGGTCGACGATCTGGTGCTACGCGATCCTGGTCGTGTTGACGATCGGCATGGCGGCGCTGCTCGGCGCCTTCGTGGTCGTGCCGGAGAACGCTCCGCAGTCCGTCATGAACGCCAACTTCGTGAGCATCAACACCACCGGCGTCTCGCTCAGCGCGCTCGTCGTCGGTGTGCTCGGCGTCCTGATCATCACCGGCGAGTACGGCACCGGTCAGGTCCGCTCGACCTTCACGGCTGACCCGCGGCGTACGGGCGTGATCCTCGCGAAGGCGACCGTCCTCGCGCTGACGACCTTCGTCGTGAGCGTGGTGTCGACGTGGATCGGCGTGCTCCTGTCGGCGCTGTTGCTGTCCTCCGACGGCACGACCGCACAGATCGGCGACCCGTCGGTGTTCATGCCGATCCTCGGTTCGTCGGTCTACGTGACGCTGCTCGCACTGCTCGCCTACGGCATCGGTCTGCTGGTCCGGTCCAGTGCCGGTGGCATCGCGATCACGCTCGGCATCCTGCTCGTCCTGCCGGTGATCTTGTCGCTGGTCGCGGGTCTGTTGAACGCCGACTGGGTCGGTGACGTGTTCCGGTTCCTGCCCGACCAGGCAGGGAGCCAGCTCTTCGCGTACTCGTCCTCGGGCGCGGAGGCCGGACCGACGAGCGGTGTCGTCCTGAACGGCTGGGGCGGATTCGGTGTCCTGGCGGGCGAGGTCCTGGTCGTGGGTGCGCTCGCGCTGACGGTCGCACGTCGGCGCGACGTCTGACCCGAACAACCGCACGTGCGTTCTGCGACGTCCCACCTGTCGATCGACGGGTGGGACGTCGTTCGTTGCGCACGCATCGACCGACCCACGGCGTCGCTAGGCTCGCACCGTGCGACACCTCCCCGCCCTGGTCCTGCCGGCGCTCGCCGTCGTGGCCCTGCTCGCCGGCTGCACGTCGGGGCCGCCCGTCGATGAACAGGCCCTCGCCAAGTGGAAGACGCAGCAGGAGGCGAGGACCGAGACCGAGGACGCGGTCCTCGGGGTGCTGAGCGCCGACACGAGCCCCGGCGACGAGGACCCGGCCCACCTCGAGCCAGGCGTCCGCGTGCAGTTCCCGGACTCGCGGACGATCGACCACCTCGAGTTCTCCTGCTACGGCAACGGGCACATGCGCGGCATCGTGCGGACGGTGTCGGCGCGCGGATCGCAGAGCATCGAACTCGATCCGATGTCCTGCACGGACAGCCCGCACCAGATCGAGCTGTCGTCGAGCAAGGCCGTCGACAGCGTCGCGTTCAACGACTTCGACAGCGACCGGCCGAGCGCCTGGCGACTCGTCATCATCGGTCCAGGCCCCTCGGGGGAATGACTACCGCAGCACCTGGTAGCGGTGCAGCGTGACCCCGTTGTGGTACTCCCGCTGCTCGAGCAGGTCCAGCAGCACCGGCGGCCGTCCACCCGAGGCCGGCGGATCGAACAGCGGACGGCCGGCGCCGAGCACCGCGGGGTGCGTGTAGAGCAGGAGCTCGTCGAGCAGCCCCGCGTCGAGCAACTGCGTCGCGAGGTTCGGGCCGCCGACGCCGATGTCGCCCTCGGACTCCTCGCGCAGGACGGCGAGCTGCGCGATCGCGTCGTCGCCGCCGATGATCCGCGTGTTGTGGTCGGCGCTGGTCCGGGTGCGTGAGACCAGGATCTTCGGCTGGTCGGTCCAGATCTCGCCGTACTCGCGCATGAACGCCGGCATCGACCCGTCGGTGCGGGCGTCCGGCCAGAACGGGTCCATCACGTCGCGGACGACCCGGCCCTCGACGGACAGGGTCAACGCGGCGGCGCGGGCGTTGAACTCGCGGTGCAGCGGCTCGTCGATCCGCATCCACTCGGGTCCAGCGACGTCGCCGAGTTCTCCCTCGTCGCGCTCGACGAAGCCGTCGATCGACACGTTCATCCAGTACACGAACCTCGCGGGCATCGCTGACTCCTTCGTCGCGCGGAACCGGACGGAACCGGCCCGGTCCGCTGCCCGCGAGCGTACGCTCGCGCACGCAGCCCTTCCTCGACGATGAGAGCAGGACCCCGTGCGCCGAACAGTCGCAACCATCCTCGCCGTCGCGGCGCTCACGGCGGTCGCGGCCACGGGCCTCCCGGTCGGCGCCGCCGCAGCGTCCGCGCCCGTGGCGGACCGGACCACCGGACGCACCAGCGCAGGACACGGCACCGCCGCGCCGACGCACCGGAACCCGGTCGCGCTCAGCCTGCCCGATGGCGAGACGGCGGCGAGCTGCGCCGACCCGACCGCGATCCGCGGGGTCGGACGTGACCGCAACTGGTACCTGTACTGCACGACCGACGCGCTGACGGCGACGGAGCAGAACGCCGACGGATCGCTCGTGCAGCACGGCGTGCCGACGTACCGGTCGACCGACCTGACGCACTGGACGTACGTCAACGACGCGTTCCCGACACGACCGGCGTGGGTCGGGGCCGCCAACGGCATCTGGGCACCGGACGTCGTGTACCGCGCGGGCGAGCGTGGTCGTCCCGGCACCTGGTACCTGTACTACGCCGCGTCGGACACGCCCTCGGCATCGGCAGCGACCGGCGGGGGATCAGCGGTCGGCGTCGCGACGAGCTCGAGCCCGACCGGTCCGTGGACGGACTCCGGAGGCCCCGTCGTCGCTCCGCAGGCGGCCGCGAACGGCACCGGGCAGCGATGGGCGTTCGACCCCGAGGTCATCACCGACAAGGGCACCACGTACCTGTACTTCGGCAGCTACTTCGGTGGCGTCAACGTCCGCACCCTCAGCGCCGACGGACTCCGGTCGGACCCCGCGAGCGAACGGCAGATCGCGATCGACAACCGGTACGAGGGCGCGTACCTGATGCGCCACGACGGCTGGTGGTACTTCACGGGCTCCGCCACGAACTGCTGCAACGGCGCACTCACCGGGTACGGCGTCTTCGTCGCACGGTCGCGCAGCCCACTCGGACCCTTCACCGACCAGGACGGTGTCGCGATCACGAGCACCCGGGTCGGCGGGACACCGTTGCTCGCGCAGAACGGCAACCGCTGGGTCGGCACCGGGCACAACACGGTGGTCACCGACCTCGCCGGCCAGGACTGGATCATCTACCACGCGGTCGACCGCGGCGACCCGTACTACGCCGGGCAGCCGACGTACACGAAGCGGCCGGCGCTCATCGACCCGCTCGACTGGCGGCACGGCTGGCCCGTCGTACGCGGGGGTGCGGGTCCGTCTGACACGGTGCTGCCGGGGCCGGTCGCGCAGCCGGGGCAGCGTGCGACCTACCGGGCGACCACTGCACCGGTCGACGTGCCCGGACGGACCATCCGCGCGTTGTCGACGTCGTTCGACGGGAGCACGCTCCCCGCGGCGCTCAGCTGGACCCGCGAACCCGACCGCTCGACCTGGACCGTCGGCAGCGGCACGTTCCGCTGGCAGACGCAGGACGCCGACATCCACCCACCGGCGACGCCGCTCGCCTCCGTGCT of the Curtobacterium sp. TC1 genome contains:
- a CDS encoding family 43 glycosylhydrolase gives rise to the protein MRRTVATILAVAALTAVAATGLPVGAAAASAPVADRTTGRTSAGHGTAAPTHRNPVALSLPDGETAASCADPTAIRGVGRDRNWYLYCTTDALTATEQNADGSLVQHGVPTYRSTDLTHWTYVNDAFPTRPAWVGAANGIWAPDVVYRAGERGRPGTWYLYYAASDTPSASAATGGGSAVGVATSSSPTGPWTDSGGPVVAPQAAANGTGQRWAFDPEVITDKGTTYLYFGSYFGGVNVRTLSADGLRSDPASERQIAIDNRYEGAYLMRHDGWWYFTGSATNCCNGALTGYGVFVARSRSPLGPFTDQDGVAITSTRVGGTPLLAQNGNRWVGTGHNTVVTDLAGQDWIIYHAVDRGDPYYAGQPTYTKRPALIDPLDWRHGWPVVRGGAGPSDTVLPGPVAQPGQRATYRATTAPVDVPGRTIRALSTSFDGSTLPAALSWTREPDRSTWTVGSGTFRWQTQDADIHPPATPLASVLSEPAPRGDYVLQTTVAVDTPATGDGKNYVQGGLIVWGDDGNYVRLTSNSIFNTRQTEFGKQVAGQPAGAPSYGNTVVGPVGDTTTLRIVHRSVGGEHRYTAYTSVDGRHFVRGGTWTADLGSAPRVGLISLGGAGFTSTFDDLRVSTVATHRR
- a CDS encoding cysteine hydrolase family protein, with amino-acid sequence MTRALLLVDIQLDYFPGGAFPLVEPEAAAAAARAVLDSFRAAGDLVVHVFHVSTDPDATFFVPGMPGLDFHPSVVPVDGEPVLEKHAPNSFIGTGLQELLTDAGVDEVTIVGMMSSMCIDSTTRAAHELGFTATVVADACAAPDLTSGGVTVPGASVHAAFMAALDGSFATVTTSDALNR
- a CDS encoding ABC transporter ATP-binding protein, coding for MIEVSHLTKQYGPKTAVDDVSFVVRPGSVTGFLGPNGAGKSTTMRMIMGLDRPTAGSATVNGQPYTTFRDPLRQVGALLEAKAVHSGRSAYNHLLSLAATHGIPKARVHEVIDMTGLESVAKKRVGGFSLGMGQRLGIAAALLGDPKTLILDEPVNGLDPDGVLWVRQLARRMAADGRTVFLSSHLMSEMAQTADRVVVLGRGKVLADAPIAEFVAGGGAAPGAAGGGSRVIVRTPSPDQLFQAIGPNATVTPREDGTFLVVGPDAPTVGTIAAQAGVVLHELTPTGASLEEAYMALTRDDVEYRSEGTR
- a CDS encoding dihydrofolate reductase family protein, which gives rise to MPARFVYWMNVSIDGFVERDEGELGDVAGPEWMRIDEPLHREFNARAAALTLSVEGRVVRDVMDPFWPDARTDGSMPAFMREYGEIWTDQPKILVSRTRTSADHNTRIIGGDDAIAQLAVLREESEGDIGVGGPNLATQLLDAGLLDELLLYTHPAVLGAGRPLFDPPASGGRPPVLLDLLEQREYHNGVTLHRYQVLR
- a CDS encoding MFS transporter, with amino-acid sequence MDPLVTTTPSTPSTTPVADDRLPWFPLALLAAIGFVLVAMETMPAGLLPVIADGMGTSEGTVGLFVSAYAIGTVVATVPAIALTRSLRRKPLLVTAIAVLVIANTLTAFAPNVTVALVTRFVAGAASGVIWGMFATYARRISPARFAGVSLAIVSTGAPVGFALGTPLGSFIGTALDWRWSFIGLSLVGVVVLALIAVFVPDAPGQTGTAKLSVVKVFRIRGIAVILAVIATWMVAHNTIYTYISPYLRVTGTDLSAGLVLLVYGIAAILGVVITGALLDRHPRPLLHLSVGLFVVAGVVLLVGHASPVAVLVAAVLWGVSFGGASTQLQAALTTAGGENADVASAFLPVAFNIAIFVAGVFGAALLTVFDGLVLAVVMIVFGTVAALLTLVGRRSAFPARL
- a CDS encoding PadR family transcriptional regulator encodes the protein MSSGELREPVFWILTSLTGGRQHGYAIIQAVSDLSEGRVALAVTTLYASLERLQKDGLVQGDGDEVVSGRLRRYFAITTEGEQRLADEAARLDAKLRVLRTRLGRATTATAGGAA
- a CDS encoding ABC transporter permease, which codes for MSATTPPVTRAHSASVPDSVRLSFPHLVRSEWIKLRSIRSTIWCYAILVVLTIGMAALLGAFVVVPENAPQSVMNANFVSINTTGVSLSALVVGVLGVLIITGEYGTGQVRSTFTADPRRTGVILAKATVLALTTFVVSVVSTWIGVLLSALLLSSDGTTAQIGDPSVFMPILGSSVYVTLLALLAYGIGLLVRSSAGGIAITLGILLVLPVILSLVAGLLNADWVGDVFRFLPDQAGSQLFAYSSSGAEAGPTSGVVLNGWGGFGVLAGEVLVVGALALTVARRRDV
- a CDS encoding luciferase family protein, producing the protein MISTPRPGVRPTVSDDGPQRQLTDRATPERWGRLVANALALPDVVEGHSRVSPASSRALFLRDRADHVVPWTSLAPEGRLEPVHLHGVDDTSVHLCLPAARGVELTALGWATPHQYEDHGTEFLVYGPRDDHEVDVVLAIIAESLAFARDPGDEQPGHGPV
- a CDS encoding SDR family NAD(P)-dependent oxidoreductase yields the protein MTEPQTFFITGTSRGMGTDFARAALDAGHHVVATGRDPERVLAAVGQQDEAVVGQHEELLAVALDVTDERTVRSAVDAAIERFGRIDVLVNNAGSFQGGFFEEVSPEQFRAQMETNFFGALNVTRAVLPVMRAQGSGRVISISSTAGIVAGAGGSAYAASKFALEGWMEALHDEVMPFGIHTTVVEPGFFRTDLLAEGSSTFWGDVHLDDYRSSSDQTKEFFRGMEGKQSGDPVKLARTLLALTEMSEPPVRLVAGADSVAGVLRKAQQLDEQARAFPELTSSLDLDDQQR